Proteins encoded together in one Acidimicrobiales bacterium window:
- the pheS gene encoding phenylalanine--tRNA ligase subunit alpha: protein MTDAPMNDEIDALRDRAAAAVAEAATLDDLRAVELEVLGRGAGLNSLKKRLATLAPDERPADGKAINAALADVGAAVAERRAALQAEERRARLEAERLDLTEVIQRRGRGHLHLVTQAMDRLIDVFVGMGFEVAEGPEVESDWYNFEALNFPPDHPARAMQDTLFVELGAAESTMLRTHTSPVQVRVLESTPPPVYVVAPGRVFRRDTADATHMPVFHQIEGLVVDRHITLGDLAGTMDAFTKAYFGGDFSSRLRPSYFPFTEPSGEFDIQRPDGSWLELGGCGMVHPNVFRAVGLDPEEWSGFAFGFGIDRLAASREGVDDLRELYTNDVRFLSQF, encoded by the coding sequence ATGACCGATGCACCGATGAACGACGAGATCGACGCCCTCCGGGACCGGGCCGCGGCCGCCGTGGCCGAGGCCGCCACCCTCGACGACCTCAGGGCCGTCGAGCTCGAGGTGCTCGGCCGGGGTGCCGGGCTCAACTCGCTGAAGAAGCGCCTCGCCACCCTGGCGCCCGACGAGCGGCCGGCCGACGGCAAGGCCATCAACGCCGCCCTGGCCGACGTGGGCGCCGCCGTGGCCGAGCGCCGGGCGGCCCTCCAGGCCGAGGAGCGCCGGGCCCGCCTGGAGGCCGAGCGCCTCGACCTGACCGAGGTCATCCAGCGCCGGGGTCGCGGCCACCTGCACCTCGTCACCCAGGCCATGGACCGCCTGATCGACGTGTTCGTCGGCATGGGCTTCGAGGTCGCCGAGGGGCCCGAGGTCGAGTCCGACTGGTACAACTTCGAGGCCCTCAACTTCCCGCCCGACCACCCGGCGAGGGCCATGCAGGACACGCTCTTCGTCGAGCTCGGCGCGGCCGAGAGCACGATGCTGCGGACCCACACCTCGCCGGTCCAGGTCCGGGTCCTCGAGTCCACCCCGCCGCCGGTGTACGTGGTCGCCCCAGGCCGGGTGTTCCGCAGGGACACGGCCGACGCCACCCACATGCCCGTGTTCCACCAGATCGAGGGGCTGGTGGTCGACCGCCACATCACGCTCGGCGACCTGGCCGGGACGATGGACGCGTTCACGAAGGCCTACTTCGGGGGCGACTTCTCGTCGCGCCTGCGCCCGTCGTACTTCCCGTTCACCGAGCCGTCCGGCGAGTTCGACATCCAGCGCCCCGACGGCTCCTGGCTGGAGCTCGGCGGGTGCGGCATGGTCCACCCGAACGTGTTCCGGGCCGTCGGCCTCGACCCCGAGGAGTGGTCGGGGTTCGCCTTCGGGTTCGGCATCGACCGGCTGGCCGCCTCGCGCGAAGGCGTCGACGACCTCCGCGAGCTCTACACCAACGACGTCCGCTTCCTCTCCCAGTTCTGA